A region of the Nitrospirota bacterium genome:
GAATATACAATAGAGAGCTTTCTATGGGAATAACAAGAAGGCTTCCCCTTATGACCTGTGAGCCACGCTGGCCCCAGAGGGTGAGTTGTTGGGATATATACGCATCCTGGTCAATACGGGCATCGATCTGTCTTGGCCCGAATACAAGTCTGTCTCTTGGAAAGGTATATACAATCAATTTACCATAATTTGGTTCATCACATCTTGCTGCAAGCCATGCTGCCAGATTGTCTCTCTTTGCAGGTGTGTATGGTAAAAGTAAAATATATTCTTCTTTCTTATCTTCTGGGAGTCTCATTATGGTGTAATATGGCTCCATGGACTTATTACCATAAACAGGAATCTCCCACAGGTCTTCTTTATTGTAAAAGACCTTTGGATCAGTCATATGATAAGTCGCAAACATCGATGCCTGCACGCGAAGAAGTCCTTGTGGATATCTTATATGTCTCCTTAAATCATCCGGCATTTTTGAGAAGGGTTTAAAAAGATGAGGGAAAATAGCACTATAGACCCTGACCATCACATCATCAGGGTCACTTATGTAGAAATCAACTGAGCCATTGTAAGCATCAACGGCGACCTTCACAGAATTCCTTATATAGTTGATATTTCTGTTTAATGGTTTTGAATAAAGAACCCTGTTAGATACGGTATAGGCATCTATAATCCAGAATAGCCTTCCATCTTCAGAAACAACTATATAAGGGTCTTTATCATATATTAGGAATGGGGCAATGAGGCTTACCCTTTCTATTATATTTCTGTTGTATAAAATCCTGCTTTCTTGAGTAATGTCAGAAGAAAGGACAATCTTAGCAGTATTAAATCTCACTGCAAATACTGCTCTCCTGACAAAAGATGATAAATCTATACCTCCTGTTCCTTTATAAGATGTATAGATATTACCTTCCGATGTTGGATAGCTGAACTCAGGAATCTTTGTCTTCACTATTACATAATCGCTTGAAAGCTCTCCAAAATAAATCTCGGGCTTTGTTATCTTTATGTCTGAAGAAGAAACAGGCGGTATGTCTTTGATAATGAATTCAGGAAGACCTTCTCTACTGATCCTGCTTACAGGTCCCATGGTAATGCCGTTACCGTGGGTAAATATCATTTTCTCATTAATCCAGGATTTGCTGGGAAGGTCATCGTAAGAGAGTTCTCTTGGGGACATCATAACCTGCATATATTCACTGTTAACCAAATACCTATCGTTATCAATACCTGTAAACTTATAGTATGTCCTTATCTGCTGGAGCTGACTGTATGTCTTCAAAAGTGGTGTGTCATCCCACAGTCTAATATTTTTGATGGTAGCATGGTTCTTCTTGATGTCTCTAACAGTCAGATTATATGAGACATTAAATGGTCTAACCTCTATCCTTTCAAGGTCATAACCAAATCTTGTAAATTTGATGTTGTGTTCTATAAATGGCTTCTCAAGGACAAGTTCATTAGGTGAGACCTTAAAACTCTGTAGCATTGATGGATAAACAATAAGACCCACAACATAAGCGATGGCAATAAACCCTACCGGGAAAAGTGCTATTTTCCATGACTTCATAAAAAGCCCTGTGATAAAAATAATGCCTGTTATGAATGTCAGGATTATCAGTATGTTTAGTGCAGGGAGTCTGGCATAGATATCGGTATATCCAGCCCCAAATATCACGCCATGTTCCGAAAGCAACAGTTTAAACTTATCGAGATAAAAACCAAAAGATATGTTAACAATAAAAAAACCTGTAAGAATCCCGGTGTGTCTTTTTACCCTTCCATCAATGGATATGTTGTTCCCCTTGACAGCAATACCACCCCTGAGAAAATAATTGATGGATATAATAAGGAGAGTCGCCATAAGGGTAAGGCCTAAAAAACTTTTTATAAATTCAAGTAGAGGAAGTTCAAACATATAAAAGCTGATATCCCTGCCAAAGATAGGATCATTCATGCCTATACTCATGCTGTTTTGAAATATCAATACCTCTCTCCACATCAAACTACCCCAGAAGCCAACAAAAAGCCCTGCTATTATTCCTGCCACTACAGTCAATGGCTTAATCACCCTGTTTAGTCCCTCTGTTCTCAAGGAAATTTTGGTTTGTTCTATGTAAAATAAATCTATGTATGGAAAATTTATTTTGTTTGCAACAATTACATTAATTAATATAAAGGCGAGAGAAAATACTCCGAATGATAAACCTACCAGAATCTTAGTTGAAAGCATCTTTACAAAAACATCTGGATGTTTGATTTCATTAAAGAAGAGCCATTTCGTATATAAATTGATTATTGTTGCACTTGAAAGTATGATAAAAAAGATTAAAATGGCAGAAATAAAAATAAATATCCTCTTTCCTCTCATTGTTTAACCCCCTGATTTTAAATTATAGGAACTGACAATATTATAGGCTTGTAACTATTATAAACATTCGTCACAAAAATAACAAACATTATCGAAATAGCGAAAACTTTACATTTTTCTGGAGAAACTTTATAATAGTAAATAACAAATAATGGAAGACATTATTCTTGAGGGAGAGATTCAAGGGAGGCTTAGTGAGCTAAATGAAACTGATATCGTTGTCGGCATTCCAAGTTATAATAATGCTCGAACAATAGGTCATGTTGTTAAGGCTGTTCAGGCAGGACTTGCTAAGTATTTCCATGATAAAAAGGCTGTCCTTGTTAATTCGGATGGAGGTTCAACCGATGAGACTATGGAGGTTGTCAATAACTCAACTATTGAAGATTTTCAGTCAATCCTTATCTCACACCGAAAAGATTCCCTCTTTAAGATAACCACACCATATCATGGAATCCCAGGAAAGGGAAGCGCCTTCAGAACTATCTTTCAAATAGCACATACACTTAATGCAAAGGCATGTGCTGTGGTTGATTCTGATTTAAGGAGTATCACGCCTGAATGGATAGAACTGCTCCTCAGTCCTGTAATTAAAGGTGGCTTTGACTATGTCGCACCTTATTATCTCAGACACAAATACGATGGAACCATAACAAACAGTATAGTCTATCCATTCACGAGGGCACTCTACGGAAAAAGAATAAGGCAGCCAATAGGGGGAGATTTCGGTTTCTCTGGGAATCTCGCATCATTTTATCTTACAAAAGATGTCTGGGATACAGATGTAGCAAGGTATGGAATTGATATCTGGATGACTACAACAGCCATAGCAAACAACTTTAATGTATGCCAGTCCTTTCTTGGCGCAAAGATTCATGACCCGAAGGAGCCAAGTGCTGATTTAAGCACAATGCTCCATCAGGTAGTTGGGCCACTTTTTGAATTGATGGAAACATACCATGATGTATGGAAGGATGTAAACGGCTCTACAACTGTACCTATCTTTGGGTTTCAATATGTAGTAGGGCTTGAGCCTGTTCAAGTTAATCTCGATGCAATGATAGAGAAATTCCGTCTCAGCATCAAAGAACTCAGTCAGATATGGAAGTTGTTTCTATCTGATGAAGTAGTAAATTTCCTTGATAATGCAAAGTATTTCTCAAAGGATAATTTCTTTATACCGGACGAGATATGGGTAAGGATCATATACGATTTCTCAATAGCAACGCATCTAAAGACTCTGCACAAGGAACATGTACTCAAATCGCTTACTCCACTTTATCTCGGTAAGATCGCCTCTTTTATTATAGAGACATGGGACAGTGATGCAACGGAAGTAGAGAAAATGATTGAACGGTTATGTATTTCTTATGAAGCATTAAAACCTTACCTTATTGAGAGGTGGAAATAAGGAGGAATATATCATGGAGCGTTTTTTAGATAAAATCTTTGTTGAATCATTGAGTAGCTTAATTGAAAGGGTAATCCGCTTTCTTCCGAATCTGATAACGTCTATTATTATCCTCTTACTTGGATTTTTGATTGGCTGGATATTAAAAAATCTGGTCACAAGATTTCTGAGGATAATAAACATCGACAGGTTATGTGATAGATACGGCGTGAGCCAGACCTTGCAGAAAGGAGGGATAAAAGACACCCCATCAAAATTTACGGGGAGATTTGTATACTGGGTTATACTCCTGATATTTATGGTAATGTCTATCAATGCTCTGAACATCCCTGCCATAGAACATTTACTATCAAGGTTTTTTCTCTACCTCCCGAGTATCTTTGTTGCTGGTGCTATAATTATATTCGGATATCTTCTCAGCAACTTTCTGGGTCGTGCTGCATTGATAGCATCAGTGAATGCAGGTATAAAGATATCAGGTTTGATCGGGAGACTTGTTAAGTTAACAGTATTTCTACTGTCAATTACAATGGCACTTGAACAACTCGGCATAGGAAGGGGAACCATCATTTCAACCTTTATTATAGTTTTTGGTGGAATAGTCCTTGCCCTTGCAATTGCCTTTGGATTAGGTGGAAAAGATATTGCTAAAGAATATCTCGAAAAGAAGATAAAGGGAGAGGAAGAGAGGGATGAAATTCAACATCTTTAGAAACATTATTTGTGCTGATTTGTTAACGATTATCACTTAAAACTATGGATGGGTTTAAAAGTCATTTATTAACTTTATAACCGCTTTATTCCATCCCTCAGGACCTATGCCATCGGCTTTAATGAGGTTTGGCATATTCATCCTTGAATCATAATTTCCATCGTGCTTCTTGACAATAACAGGATAATTAACCTTCTCAAGCATAGGTATATCGTTAGGGCTGTCGCCAATTGCAATGGCTGTAATTTCTCCAAATTCTTTTTTATACATCTCTTTTAAAATCTCAACTGACTTACCCTTGTCGCTATCTCCAAGTATATGAAAAAATCTCCCCTGAGTGTAATTAAAACCTTTTGATCTAATGGCATCAAAAAGTCTCTGGGTTTCTGCATCATCGCCTTCAAAAATAAATGGTTCATCAAAGTCCCGCTCCTTTGCCATCTTTGCCTCATCAATGCTCATCCCTGCAGTTTCTGCAACCTCTTTAATGCTCATATCCCCAAAGCCTTTAATATCAAAGCCTTCTCTACGCAATGCTTCAATTGTCATTCTCAAATCATAATATTGTGCACCAAGTCTGATTATGATATAGTTTTTTTCTTCTTCAATTTTGAATTTTGAATTTTGAATTTTGAATTTAAAATAGTTTTTCGGTATAAATATTCCTCCACCATTCTCTGAAATAAATGGGTGATAATTATCGAGTTTCTTCCTGTAATATTCTATTTCTGTCTTTGTTTTACTTGAACAGATAACAAGTGGAATGTTTTTTTCTTTGAGCACCTTAAGGGCAGGCAAGGCCGCATCAAATGAGTATGTGGAATAATCTAACAGTGTTCCATCAAGGTCTGTAAAGATGACGAAGTTTTTTGTTGACTCTTGACTCACGACTATTGACTCTCGACTACTATTATTATCTGCATATCCATTACATTTGTTCCTGTCGGTCCCGTGACAAAGAGACCATTTATTTTCTTGAAGAAATTATAAGAATCATTGTTTCTCAAATATTCTTCAGGATTAATGACAATGGCTTTTGCCTTTGCAACAGTATTTCCATCCACTATGGCCCCTGCTGCATCGGTTGTGCCATCTGTACCATCTGTGCCTGCCGAAAGAAGAGTAATTCCACTAACACCCTCAATTTCCATTGCAAAAGCAAGAGCGAGTTCCATGTTCCTTCCACCAAGACCATTCCCTTTTACAGTAACCGTTGTCTCACCACCACTAATCAAACAACTTGAACCCCTGAACCCTTGAACTCTTGAACCCTTTAACACTAAAGCCCTCTGTGCAAGCCATCTTCCAACATCCCTTGCCTCACCTGAAATTTCTTTTGAAATAATCTCTGCATTAAGGCCGAGTGTCTCTGCCCTTGTCTTTGCAGCCCCCAATGCTTTTTCGT
Encoded here:
- a CDS encoding HAD-IIB family hydrolase, with product MSQESTKNFVIFTDLDGTLLDYSTYSFDAALPALKVLKEKNIPLVICSSKTKTEIEYYRKKLDNYHPFISENGGGIFIPKNYFKFKIQNSKFKIEEEKNYIIIRLGAQYYDLRMTIEALRREGFDIKGFGDMSIKEVAETAGMSIDEAKMAKERDFDEPFIFEGDDAETQRLFDAIRSKGFNYTQGRFFHILGDSDKGKSVEILKEMYKKEFGEITAIAIGDSPNDIPMLEKVNYPVIVKKHDGNYDSRMNMPNLIKADGIGPEGWNKAVIKLINDF
- a CDS encoding UPF0182 family protein; this encodes MRGKRIFIFISAILIFFIILSSATIINLYTKWLFFNEIKHPDVFVKMLSTKILVGLSFGVFSLAFILINVIVANKINFPYIDLFYIEQTKISLRTEGLNRVIKPLTVVAGIIAGLFVGFWGSLMWREVLIFQNSMSIGMNDPIFGRDISFYMFELPLLEFIKSFLGLTLMATLLIISINYFLRGGIAVKGNNISIDGRVKRHTGILTGFFIVNISFGFYLDKFKLLLSEHGVIFGAGYTDIYARLPALNILIILTFITGIIFITGLFMKSWKIALFPVGFIAIAYVVGLIVYPSMLQSFKVSPNELVLEKPFIEHNIKFTRFGYDLERIEVRPFNVSYNLTVRDIKKNHATIKNIRLWDDTPLLKTYSQLQQIRTYYKFTGIDNDRYLVNSEYMQVMMSPRELSYDDLPSKSWINEKMIFTHGNGITMGPVSRISREGLPEFIIKDIPPVSSSDIKITKPEIYFGELSSDYVIVKTKIPEFSYPTSEGNIYTSYKGTGGIDLSSFVRRAVFAVRFNTAKIVLSSDITQESRILYNRNIIERVSLIAPFLIYDKDPYIVVSEDGRLFWIIDAYTVSNRVLYSKPLNRNINYIRNSVKVAVDAYNGSVDFYISDPDDVMVRVYSAIFPHLFKPFSKMPDDLRRHIRYPQGLLRVQASMFATYHMTDPKVFYNKEDLWEIPVYGNKSMEPYYTIMRLPEDKKEEYILLLPYTPAKRDNLAAWLAARCDEPNYGKLIVYTFPRDRLVFGPRQIDARIDQDAYISQQLTLWGQRGSQVIRGSLLVIPIESSLLYIQPLYLAAEDRGGLPELRRVIVAYENDVVMEENLELGLQRLFGGRKILPAKEKLEDVRASIDELAKDAMQAYERAIELLRQGDWAGYGEQLKRLERILKRIVKK
- a CDS encoding glycosyltransferase, whose protein sequence is MEDIILEGEIQGRLSELNETDIVVGIPSYNNARTIGHVVKAVQAGLAKYFHDKKAVLVNSDGGSTDETMEVVNNSTIEDFQSILISHRKDSLFKITTPYHGIPGKGSAFRTIFQIAHTLNAKACAVVDSDLRSITPEWIELLLSPVIKGGFDYVAPYYLRHKYDGTITNSIVYPFTRALYGKRIRQPIGGDFGFSGNLASFYLTKDVWDTDVARYGIDIWMTTTAIANNFNVCQSFLGAKIHDPKEPSADLSTMLHQVVGPLFELMETYHDVWKDVNGSTTVPIFGFQYVVGLEPVQVNLDAMIEKFRLSIKELSQIWKLFLSDEVVNFLDNAKYFSKDNFFIPDEIWVRIIYDFSIATHLKTLHKEHVLKSLTPLYLGKIASFIIETWDSDATEVEKMIERLCISYEALKPYLIERWK